One stretch of Pseudomonas sp. NC02 DNA includes these proteins:
- the trpE gene encoding anthranilate synthase component I → MIREEFLRLAAAGYNRIPMACETLADFDTPLSIYLKLADEPNSYLLESVQGGEKWGRYSIIGLPCRTVLRVHDHHVSITLDGVEIESHDVEDPLAFVEEFKARYNVPTIAGLPRFNGGLVGYFGYDCVRYVEKRLGKSPNPDPLGVPDILLMVSDAVVVFDNLAGKMHAIVLADPSQADAFEQGQASLEALLEKLRQPITPRRGLDLSRPPAADPVFRSSFTQDDYERAVDTIKEYILAGDCMQVVPSQRMSIDFKAAPIDLYRALRCFNPTPYMYFFNFGDFHVVGSSPEVLVRVEDNLITVRPIAGTRPRGATEEADLALEQDLLSDDKEIAEHLMLIDLGRNDTGRVSEIGSVKLTEKMVIERYSNVMHIVSNVTGELKAGLTAMDALRAILPAGTLSGAPKIRAMEIIDELEPVKRGVYGGAVGYFAWNGNMDTAIAIRTAVIKDGELHVQAGGGIVADSVPALEWEETLNKRRAMFRAVALAEQTPQD, encoded by the coding sequence ATGATCCGCGAAGAATTCCTGCGTTTGGCCGCTGCCGGCTACAACCGTATCCCCATGGCCTGCGAAACCCTGGCCGACTTCGACACCCCGCTGTCGATCTACCTGAAACTGGCCGACGAGCCCAACTCCTATCTGCTGGAGTCGGTGCAGGGCGGTGAGAAATGGGGCCGTTATTCGATCATCGGCCTGCCGTGCCGCACGGTGCTGCGGGTACATGATCACCATGTGAGCATCACCCTGGACGGCGTCGAGATCGAAAGCCATGACGTGGAAGACCCGCTGGCCTTCGTCGAGGAATTCAAGGCGCGCTACAACGTGCCGACCATCGCCGGCCTGCCGCGCTTCAACGGCGGCCTGGTGGGTTACTTCGGCTACGACTGCGTGCGCTACGTGGAAAAACGCCTGGGCAAATCCCCGAACCCCGATCCGTTGGGTGTGCCGGACATTCTGCTGATGGTTTCCGACGCGGTGGTGGTGTTCGACAACCTCGCGGGCAAGATGCACGCTATCGTGTTGGCGGATCCTTCCCAGGCCGATGCGTTCGAGCAAGGCCAGGCGAGCCTGGAAGCGCTGCTGGAAAAACTGCGCCAGCCGATCACCCCGCGTCGCGGCCTGGACCTCAGCCGTCCACCGGCGGCTGACCCGGTGTTCCGCTCCAGCTTTACCCAGGATGACTACGAGCGTGCGGTCGATACCATCAAGGAATATATCCTTGCCGGTGACTGCATGCAGGTGGTGCCGTCGCAACGCATGTCCATCGACTTCAAGGCCGCGCCGATTGATTTGTACCGGGCGCTGCGCTGTTTCAACCCGACGCCGTACATGTACTTCTTCAACTTTGGCGACTTCCACGTCGTGGGCAGTTCGCCGGAAGTGCTGGTGCGGGTCGAAGACAACCTGATCACCGTACGCCCGATTGCCGGCACCCGCCCTCGCGGTGCGACCGAAGAGGCGGACCTGGCGCTGGAACAGGACCTGTTGAGCGACGACAAGGAAATCGCCGAGCACTTGATGCTGATCGACCTGGGCCGCAATGACACCGGGCGTGTCTCGGAAATCGGTTCGGTGAAGCTCACCGAGAAGATGGTGATCGAGCGTTACTCCAACGTGATGCACATCGTGTCCAACGTCACCGGCGAGCTGAAGGCCGGGTTGACGGCGATGGATGCACTGCGGGCGATCCTGCCGGCGGGCACCTTGTCGGGCGCACCGAAGATTCGCGCGATGGAAATCATCGACGAGCTGGAGCCGGTGAAGCGTGGTGTGTATGGCGGCGCGGTGGGGTATTTCGCCTGGAACGGCAATATGGACACTGCGATCGCGATCCGTACGGCGGTGATCAAGGACGGCGAACTGCACGTGCAGGCGGGCGGCGGGATCGTGGCCGACTCGGTACCGGCCCTGGAATGGGAAGAGACGCTGAACAAGCGCCGGGCGATGTTCCGCGCGGTGGCGTTGGCTGAGCAGACCCCGCAGGACTGA
- a CDS encoding phosphoglycolate phosphatase, with protein sequence MSGFEQLFPGKLPRLVMFDLDGTLIDSVPDLAAAVDQMLLKLGRKPAGIESVREWVGNGAQMLVRRALANNIEAEGVDDVEAEHALELFNVAYENGHELTVVYPGVRDTLKWLHKQGVEMALITNKPERFVAPLLDQMKIGRYFRWIIGGDTLPQKKPDPAALFFVMKMANIPASQSLFVGDSRSDVLAAKAAGVKCVALSYGYNHGRPIAEESPALVIDDLRLLIPGCLGTGAEITLPDAVPSPSGNPIVVVTRKLWMKVIKALARWRWRA encoded by the coding sequence ATGAGTGGCTTTGAGCAACTGTTCCCCGGCAAACTGCCACGGCTGGTGATGTTCGATCTGGACGGTACGTTGATCGATTCAGTGCCGGACCTGGCCGCGGCGGTGGACCAGATGCTGCTCAAGCTGGGGCGCAAGCCGGCGGGTATCGAGTCGGTGCGCGAGTGGGTCGGCAATGGCGCGCAGATGCTGGTGCGTCGGGCCTTGGCCAACAACATCGAGGCCGAGGGTGTCGATGATGTGGAAGCCGAGCATGCGCTTGAGCTGTTCAACGTGGCCTACGAAAACGGCCACGAACTGACCGTGGTTTATCCCGGCGTGCGCGACACCCTGAAATGGCTGCACAAGCAGGGCGTGGAAATGGCCCTGATCACCAACAAGCCGGAGCGTTTCGTCGCACCGCTGTTGGACCAGATGAAGATCGGCCGGTATTTCCGCTGGATCATCGGCGGCGATACCTTGCCGCAGAAGAAGCCCGACCCGGCCGCGCTGTTCTTCGTGATGAAAATGGCCAATATCCCGGCGTCCCAATCGCTGTTTGTCGGCGATTCGCGCAGTGATGTGCTGGCGGCGAAAGCGGCGGGGGTCAAGTGCGTGGCCTTGAGTTACGGCTACAACCATGGCCGGCCGATTGCCGAAGAATCCCCGGCGCTGGTGATTGATGACCTGCGCCTGTTAATCCCCGGTTGCTTGGGAACGGGCGCTGAGATAACGTTGCCCGACGCTGTTCCATCCCCTTCTGGAAATCCCATCGTGGTGGTCACTCGCAAACTCTGGATGAAAGTCATCAAGGCCCTGGCCCGCTGGCGTTGGCGCGCCTGA
- the rpe gene encoding ribulose-phosphate 3-epimerase yields MQPFVIAPSILSADFARLGEEVDKVLAAGADFVHFDVMDNHYVPNLTIGPMVCAALRKYGVTAPIDAHLMVSPVDRIVGDFIEAGATYITFHPEATLHVDRTLQLIREGGCKAGLVFNPATPLSVLEYVMDKVDMVLLMSVNPGFGGQKFIPGTLNKLREARALIDASGRDIRLEIDGGVNVNNIREIAAAGADTFVAGSAIFNAPDYQEVIAKMRAELALARP; encoded by the coding sequence ATGCAGCCCTTCGTCATTGCTCCATCGATTCTCTCCGCCGACTTCGCCCGCCTGGGCGAGGAAGTGGACAAGGTGTTGGCCGCCGGTGCCGACTTCGTTCACTTCGATGTCATGGACAACCACTATGTGCCGAACCTGACCATTGGTCCGATGGTCTGTGCCGCCCTGCGTAAATACGGCGTGACCGCGCCTATCGATGCGCACTTGATGGTCAGCCCGGTGGACCGCATCGTCGGTGACTTCATCGAAGCCGGCGCGACCTACATCACCTTCCACCCGGAAGCCACGTTGCACGTGGACCGCACCCTGCAACTGATCCGCGAGGGCGGTTGCAAGGCGGGCCTGGTGTTCAACCCGGCCACTCCGCTGAGCGTGCTTGAGTACGTGATGGACAAAGTCGACATGGTGCTGCTGATGAGCGTCAACCCGGGCTTCGGCGGGCAGAAGTTCATCCCCGGCACCCTCAACAAGCTGCGTGAAGCGCGGGCGCTGATCGATGCGTCGGGCCGTGATATCCGCCTGGAGATCGACGGTGGCGTCAACGTCAACAACATCCGCGAAATCGCCGCGGCCGGTGCTGACACCTTTGTGGCCGGTTCGGCAATCTTCAATGCCCCGGACTATCAGGAAGTGATCGCCAAGATGCGTGCAGAACTGGCGCTGGCGCGTCCATGA